Within the Novosphingobium pentaromativorans US6-1 genome, the region CCTGACCGGCAGGTTCGCCGGGTCGAGGCAAATTCCGATCACGTCGTCGCCAATGGCCTCGATAAGCCTGAGCAGTTCGAAGCTGGTGATCTCTTCGTGCGTTTCCAGGTTCAGGTGGACGCCATTTGCCCTTAGCACCGGCGCCAGAGACAAGAGGAACTTCTCCGTTGCCTGCAACTGATCGGCCCAGTCGGTGTCCGTGCGGAACCGGTCGGTAAAGAATATCCCCGGGTAGGGCTTGAAGCCGCCGACCGCGCTCCACGTCTCGGTCCAGCCGAATTCGGCACAAGTCTCGATCATCCGGGTCATTCCGGCGAGGTAGTTGCCGTCGCCCAGATCGCGCACGCCGGGCAGTTCGCTGGTCATGTAAGGATTGACCTTGCCGACCCCCATTTCGACATAGAGGTCGAGTTCGTTCGCAAGCGCACTGAAATCGGCGAGCCTCGATCGGTCGAGATCCGGAGCGAGTTCGTCGAGAGTGCGGATGTTGACGCCTTCGAGGCCTGCCTTGGCTGTGGCCCTGAGGGCATCGAAGGGATCGCCCCAGAGTGAGGCCCCCTTCATCAGCTTTATGTCTGTCCCAATCCTGTTCATGAACTGCTCCTCGATGTCGATAATGTGTTGCGCCGTGCCGCGCGTCTGGCTCGCTCGAGCTCCGGATCGGTTCGGGGAACGGCTTCCAGCAGGGATCGCGTGTAATCGGTGGCGGGCGCTTCGAAGATGGCTTCGCGCGATCCCTGTTCAGCCACGCGGCCCTTCTCGAGGACCACGATGTGATCGCACATGTATCGCACCACTGCGAGATTGT harbors:
- a CDS encoding sugar phosphate isomerase/epimerase family protein, whose protein sequence is MNRIGTDIKLMKGASLWGDPFDALRATAKAGLEGVNIRTLDELAPDLDRSRLADFSALANELDLYVEMGVGKVNPYMTSELPGVRDLGDGNYLAGMTRMIETCAEFGWTETWSAVGGFKPYPGIFFTDRFRTDTDWADQLQATEKFLLSLAPVLRANGVHLNLETHEEITSFELLRLIEAIGDDVIGICLDPANLPVRAEVPVEAIARLAPYVRTTQLRDTALWRTPDGLSRFLAPCGEGLIDWPEALAIVLKHNPDINLTIEGIGPVRAEMQLHVHDPRWREGHPDLTDAALEQLYAMAERYEARAAAGEAQSLEELRLVRTDVRQSHDKFVETSAAHLRAALAARPELIGA